From one Eucalyptus grandis isolate ANBG69807.140 chromosome 9, ASM1654582v1, whole genome shotgun sequence genomic stretch:
- the LOC104443815 gene encoding protein DJ-1 homolog D, with protein TPSPPAVAFPSPTVGTPLATPVRPEIYSESRGHNFTLNATFAEIEFSDYDGLVMPGGRAPEYLAMDQSVVDFVSKFSHAGKPITTICHSQLILAATNIVKGCKCTAYPTVGPVLIAAGAHWVEPESLSHCITDGNLVTGVAYPGHPEFIQSFVKALGSSITGSEKRILFLCGDYMEDYEVYVPFQSLQALGCHVDAVCPKKKSGDTCPTAIHDFEGDQTYNEKPGHDFTLTADFEGLDASSYDALVIPGGRAPEYLALDGKVIALVKDFMEAKKPVASICHGQQILAAAGVLKGKKCTAYPAVKLDMVLAGATWLEPDPIDRCFTDGNLVTGAAWPGHPEFIFQLMALLGIKSEERMRKEMERFDHERRKEEERLMREQQREEERLLREQRRESERQE; from the exons ACGCcgtcgcctcccgccgtcgccttCCCAAGCCCCACCGTAGGCACCCCATTGGCGACTCCCGTACGTCCGGAg ATTTATTCCGAGTCTCGGGGGCACAATTTTACATTAAATGCCACATTTGCTGAAATCGAATTCAGTGACTATGATGGCCTAGTCATGCCAGGAGGACGAGCTCCGGAGTATCTTGCGATGGATCAATCTGTTGTAGACTTCGTCAGCAAATTTTCTCATGCTGGAAAGCCGATTACCACTATTTGTCATAGCCAATTGATTTTGGCTGCTACAAATATTGTTAAAGGTTGCAAGTGCACAGCATATCCTACTGTGGGACCTGTACTGATTGCTGCAGGTGCTCACTGGGTTGAACCTGAGAGCCTGTCACACTGTATTACTGATGGCAATCTTGTGACTGGGGTTGCATACCCTGGACATCCTGAGTTCATCCAGTCTTTTGTGAAGGCTTTGGGCAGCAGCATTACTGGGTCGGAAAAACGGATCTTATTTTTATGTGGG GACTACATGGAAGATTATGAGGTATACGTACCTTTTCAGTCTCTTCAAGCTCTAGGGTGCCATGTTGATGCAGTCTGCCCCAAGAAGAAGAGTGGTGACACTTGCCCAACTGCAATTCATGATTTTGAAGGTGACCAGACTTACAACGAGAAACCTGGCCATGATTTTACTCTTACAGCTGACTTTGAGGGTTTGGATGCCTCAAGTTATGATGCCCTTGTCATCCCTGGAGGTCGTGCCCCAGAATATTTGGCCTTGGATGGGAAAGTGATTGCTCTAGTTAAGGATTTCATGGAGGCCAAGAAGCCAGTTGCCTCCATTTGCCATGGGCAGCAGATTTTGGCTGCTGCTGGTGTTCTCAAGG GGAAGAAATGTACAGCATATCCTGCTGTGAAGCTCGACATGGTACTAGCCGGCGCCACATGGTTAGAACCTGATCCAATCGATCGCTGCTTCACCGATGGAAACTTGGTCACAGGAGCGGCTTGGCCTGGTCACCCAGAGTTCATTTTTCAGTTAATGGCACTACTGGGTATAAAG TCTGAGGAACGAATGAGGAAAGAGatggaaagatttgatcatgaaagaaggaaggaagaagaaaggttgaTGCGTGAACagcagagagaggaggagagattgCTACGTGAGCAAAGGCGAGAATCAGAGCGACAGGAGTAG